The Miscanthus floridulus cultivar M001 chromosome 17, ASM1932011v1, whole genome shotgun sequence genome has a window encoding:
- the LOC136516202 gene encoding uncharacterized protein, with the protein MTTVTGSSASRSVAKRLRPELPLIICGKCKQKIVMEYRVKRQGPNKGRVFYKCPDRDWEGNGCDGWYWEEDYATYVQNLGALEVADAADEAIMSRHWMYNADRRSQDFIEGLHYFLGVAEANKRDGFICCPCALCKNLKEYSSSMSLHSHLLKSGFMSNYICWTKHGESGVMMEEGEGEDLDIDDIIAQYGAFDDTTMGGDEEEVAVEDDLGDALGDAIRDAQQEWESEKEKVKLERMLEDHRKLLYPMAEEGQKKLGTTLELLQWKAKNGVSDKAFGNLLNLIKKMLPKPNELPTTTYEAKKVVCPLGLKIQKIHACPNDCILYHGNEYENLDECPVCKASRYKIRRDDPGDVEGEQRPRKKIPAKVMWYAPIIPRLKRLFRNKDHAKLLRWYKEDRKVDNMLRHPADGSQWRAIDREFSEFANEVRNLRFALSTDGMNPFGQQSTSPRQPGNDIDVYLKPLVEELLVLWNKPGVRVWDEYKQEHFDLRAMLFVTINDWPALSNLSGQTNKGYNACTHCFDDLDSIYLKRCRKVVYLGHRRFLPLNHQVRKKGKHFKGKPDHRKKPHNRTGEDVLAMVKDVKVVFGKGQGSESVPKDANGHAPMWKKKSIFWELPYWQVLETGDGRHYLSPASYTLSKEERDSMFECLSSIKVPSGFSSNIKGIINVPDKKFLNLKSHDCHVLMTQLLPVALRGILPPHVRLATVKLCAFLNAISQKAINPVELATLQNDVVQCLVSFELVFPPSFFNIMTHILVHLVKEISILGPVFLHNMFPFERFMGVLKKYVKVRSKPEGSIAQGYGTEEVIEFCVDFIPDIAPIGVPESRHEGRLSGKGTLGKKTYIGMEDDYFNKAHYTVLQNSSLVHPYIEIHKEFLRSKQPSWHILTYQGYEINGNTFYTVAQDKRSTNQNSGVRIDGTDPNGNIQTYYGRIEEIWELDYAPNFKVPLFRCQWVKLTGGGVTVDKEYGMTTVDLNNIGYKEEPFILAADVSQVFYVKDMSTKSKRGKNEDINSMINEPKRHIILSGKINIVGIEDKSDMSEDYERNVRIPPFIVKKDPSIMLNDEDTPWLRQDHNQGSYVKKKFTVVPA; encoded by the exons atgacaactgttactggatcctcggcctctcgttcggttgcgaaacgactgaggccagaactccctctcattatctgcggcaagtgtaagcagaagattgtgatggagtaccgagtcaagagacagggacccaacaagggtcgtgttttctacaagtgcccggatcgcgat tgggagggcaatggatgcgatggttggtactgggaggaagattatgctacatacgtgcagaatttgggtgcgcttgaggtagcggatgctgctgatgaggca attatgtcacgccattggatgtacaatgccgatcgtcgctcccaagactttatagagggcttgcactatttcttaggtgtggccgaggcaaataagcgggatggtttcatatgctgtccatgtgccctatgtaagaatttaaaggaatattcaagctcaatgagtcttcattcacatttgcttaagtcaggtttcatgtcaaactatatatgttggactaagcatggagaaagcggggtcatgatggaagaaggtgaaggagaagatttagacattgatgacattattgctcagtatggtgcctttgatgatactacaatggggggagatgaagaagaggtagcggtagaagatgatctcggtgatgctcttggcgatgccattcgtgatgcacaacaagaatgggaaagtgaaaaagagaaagttaagttggagcgcatgcttgaggatcataggaagttgctatacccgatggccgaagaggggcaaaaaaagctgggtacaacactggaattgctacagtggaaggcaaagaatggtgtatccgataaggcatttgggaatttattaaacctcataaagaagatgcttccgaagccaaatgaattgcccaccactacgtacgaagcaaaaaaggttgtctgccctttgggattaaaaatccagaagatacatgcatgtcctaatgactgtatcctctaccatggcaatgaatacgagaatttggatgaatgcccggtatgtaaagcatcgcggtataagatcaggcgcgatgatcctggtgacgtcgagggtgaacaacgtcctagaaagaaaatccctgccaaggttatgtggtatgctcctataataccacgcttaaaacgtttgttcagaaataaagaccacgcaaagttgttgcggtggtataaagaagaccgtaaggtagacaatatgctgagacacccagctgatgggtcccagtggagagcgatagatagagaattttcagagtttgcaaatgaggttagaaacttaaggttcgccttaagtacagatggtatgaatccttttggacagcagagcacta gtccgaggcaacctggcaacgatattgatgtatatttgaagccattagttgaagaacttctagttttatggaacaaaccaggtgtacgtgtctgggatgagtacaaacaagaacactttgacctacgagcaatgttgttcgtaaccatcaatgattggcctgctttaagtaatctttcaggtcagacaaacaaaggatataatgcatgcacacattgttttgatgaccttgacagtatatatttgaaaagatgtcgaaaggtcgtgtaccttggccatcgtcgattccttcctttgaaccaccaagtaagaaagaaagggaagcattttaaaggtaagccagaccaccggaagaagcctcataaccgaaccggggaagatgtactcgcaatggtcaaggatgtgaaagtagtatttggaaagggacaaggcagtgaatctgttcccaaagatgctaatggacatgcacccatgtggaagaagaagtccatcttttgggagctaccctattggcaagtcctagag acaggtgatggacgtcattacttaagtcctgctagctacacgcttagcaaagaagagagggacagcatgttcgaatgtctaagcagcatcaaggtcccatcgggattctcctccaatataaagggtataataaatgtgccagataaaaaattcctaaacttaaagtcccacgactgccacgtgcttatgacgcaattgcttccagttgctttaagaggaattctacctccacatgtacgtctagccaccgtgaagctatgtgcatttctcaatgcaatttctcagaaggcaatcaatccagtggaactagctactctacagaacgatgtggttcaatgtcttgtcagctttgagttggtgttccctccatccttctttaatatcatgacacacatcctagttcatttggtgaaggagattagtattcttggacctgtgttcttacataacatgttccccttcgagaggtttatgggagtcttgaagaaatatgtgaaagtccgttctaagcctgaaggaagcatcgcccagggctatggaacagaggaggtcattgagttctgtgttgactttattcctgacattgctccgattggcgttcccgaatcacgacatgaggggagactcagtggtaaaggaactttagggaagaaaacatatattggcatggaagacgattatttcaataaagcacactacacagttcttcagaactcgtcattggtgcatccgtacatcgagatacataaggagttcttacgatccaa gcagccatcgtggcatatcctcacgtaccaagggtacgagataaatgggaatacattttacacagttgcccaagataaaaggagcaccaatcaaaatagtggtgttcgcatagatggcacagatccaaatgggaatatacaaacatattatggccgcatagaagagatatgggaactagactacgcacctaattttaaagtccctttgttccggtgccaatgggtgaagctgaccggaggaggggtaacagtcgacaaagagtatggaatgacaacagtggacctcaacaatattggatacaaagaggaaccattcatccttgctgccgatgtgagtcaggtgttctatgtgaaagacatgtctacaaaatcaaagagaggaaaaaacgaagacatcaactcaatgatcaatgagccaaagcgccacataattctttctgggaaaataaatatagtaggaattgaagacaagtcagacatgtccgaagattacgaaagaaatgtccgaattccacccttcatagtgaagaaagatccaagcatcatgttaaatgatgaagacactccatggttacgacaagatcataaccaagggtcatacgtcaagaagaaattcactgttgtgcccgcatga